In one window of Episyrphus balteatus chromosome 3, idEpiBalt1.1, whole genome shotgun sequence DNA:
- the LOC129914416 gene encoding Bardet-Biedl syndrome 7 protein homolog isoform X2 gives MELELTKINYGSVNTTLPNCMKLISTGNTKKHQKVAVGDLDGHFQIFGIKKSDTQLVFQSYVGSKVLSIQMGGAPGSVLDKIFVASDNLIKAFTTKGKMFLSFDTNFTEPIKCMFVSGADLFICGNHVYSHYRDCKDIGTYLCGDTIVDVVALCPNNTNRILTVLACSGRVLRILEHCRVRQTVELDSVPTVLHVPKNVLGDRILCGFADGKIILYQFGPFTGEIKQRIMVDNVSNPWAVTCIDTYDLSGDGRDELIIGRRDGTVQVFTMSNDEDIDVECRQLYSESFLESISAVQGGCVFSQDWAEIVVLLYSGSIFGLTTQIIGVSLSNKEIIKPFSLKNLERISTSNDLKAASDNIIQTSLVKPIESYQLSQSMILNNSSFGFSIMDVNDSLTLDKNDKAYILFIELPTPILEIELESEIMINILNSEEDKNYNIDNVSENEYNFKGKITMKDNCNRFEMKFQTIEGQYGTLQALIIPRHQPHNVLNRLYTVRPLSLHFRVHKFDLTRPLNVLSLKGQFSHSEMHNWIEQCIPEVPERLSTTEFPDLYFENSLIGTMLECKYSKGNAQFRSDNLSTISIIKDFLTKEATKKRIKLEINTEISESSVSHVLMLIRHSIESCIKSKKEYQFLQALLQVDIRNDEDFNCLMPEYQSILNRRIEIEADYKKSPAILDKYFGIITDFYIDRFKFKGIFVRDKVPQLIESLENFNMNKILEFFNTSESKESNLEII, from the exons atggaGCTGGAattaactaaaataaattatGGAAGTGTTAACACAACTTTGCCCAATTGTATGAAGCTTATATCCACAGGAAATacgaaaaaacatcaaaag GTTGCTGTTGGTGACTTAGATggtcattttcaaatatttggCATAAAAAAATCCGACACACAATTAGTTTTTCAGAGTTATGTAGGATCAAAGGTGTTGAGCATTCAAATGGGTGGAGCTCCAG GGTCAGTATTGGACAAGATATTTGTAGCTTCTgacaatttaattaaagctttCACTACGAAAGGTAAAATGTTTTTGTCTTTTGATACGAACTTCACTGAACCTATTAAATGCAT GTTTGTTTCGGGAGCCGACTTATTTATTTGTGGAAATCATGTTTACAGTCATTACCGAGATTGTAAAGACATCGGAACTTATTTATGTGGAGACACGATTGTTGATGTAGTGGCATTGTGCCCTAATAAc ACAAATAGAATTCTAACAGTTTTGGCCTGTTCTGGACGTGTTCTTCGAATACTGGAACATTGCCGTGTTCGACAGACAGTTGAGCTGGATAGCGTTCCAACAGTATTGCATGTTCCAAAAAATGTTCTTGGTGATCGAATTTTATGTGGATTTGCAGACGGAAAAATTATACTTTATCAATTTGGACCTTTTACTGGAGAAA tAAAACAAAGAATTATGGTTGATAATGTATCAAATCCGTGGGCGGTCACATGTATCGACACTTATGATTTGTCTGGAGACGGACGTGATGAGCTAATAATCGGGAGACGTGATGGAACTGTACAGGTCTTTACTATGTCCAACGATGAGGATATTGATGTTGAGTGCAGACAGCTATACAGTGAA TCGTTTTTAGAAAGTATATCAGCAGTGCAAGGTGGTTGTGTTTTTTCACAAGATTGGGCAGAAATAGTTGTCCTTTTATACTCTGGGAGTATATTTGGTTTAACAACACAAATAATCGGTGTAAGTCTCAGCAATAAGGAAATCATCAAGCCCTTCTCATTGAAAAACCTAGAAAGAATTTCAACATCAAATGATCTGAAAGCAGCAAGCGATAACATCATCCAAACGAGTCTTGTAAAGCCAATTGAAAGTTATCAATTGTCTCAATCAATGATTCTTAATAATTCATCATTTGGATTTTCAATCATGGATGTTAATGATTCG ttaacacTTGATAAAAACGATAAGGCCTATATTCTATTTATCGAATTACCTACTCCAATTTTGGAAATAGAACTTGAAAGTGAGAttatgataaatattttaaattctgAAGAGGATAAAAATTACAACATCGACAATGTCTCTGAGAATGAGTATAATTTCAAAGGCAAAATAACTATGAAAGACAACTGTAACCGATTCGAAATGAAATTTCAAACAATAGAAGGTCAATATGGAACTCTACAGGCCTTAATTATACCACGTCATCAACCACATAACGTTCTAAACAGATTGTATACAGTGAGACCTCTTTCATTGCACTTTAGAGttcataaatttgatttaacaag GCCTCTTAATGTTCTCTCACTAAAAGGACAATTTTCCCATTCGGAAATGCATAATTGGATTGAACAATGTATTCCAGAAGTGCCAGAGCGTTTGTCAACAACAGAATTCCCAGatctatattttgaaaattctctGATTGGAACAATGCTTGAATGTAAATATAg TAAGGGAAATGCCCAATTTCGGAGTGACAACCTATCAACAATATCAATTATCaaagattttttgacgaaagaaGCAACGAAAAAACGCATCAAATTAGAAATTAATACAG AAATTTCTGAGTCATCTGTTAGTCATGTTTTAATGTTAATAAGGCACTCAATAGAAAGCTGTATCAAGTCAAAGAAAGAATATCAATTTCTCCAAGCGTTATTGCAAGTTGACATCCGCAATGACGAGGACTTTAACTGTCTTATGCCGGAATATCAATCTATTTTAAATCGGCGAATTGAAATCGAAGCTGACTATAAAAAGTCTCCAGCAATTTTGGACAAATACTTTGGCATTATCACCGACTTTTACATAGATCGATTTAAATTTAAGGGAATTTTTGTTAGAGATAAAGTACCACAGCTGATTGAATCATTAGAGAACTTTAACATGAACAAAATATTGGAATTTTTCAATACTTCAGAGAGCAAGGAGTCAAACTTAGAAATTATTTAA
- the LOC129914416 gene encoding Bardet-Biedl syndrome 7 protein homolog isoform X1, with translation MELELTKINYGSVNTTLPNCMKLISTGNTKKHQKVAVGDLDGHFQIFGIKKSDTQLVFQSYVGSKVLSIQMGGAPGSVLDKIFVASDNLIKAFTTKGKMFLSFDTNFTEPIKCMFVSGADLFICGNHVYSHYRDCKDIGTYLCGDTIVDVVALCPNNTNRILTVLACSGRVLRILEHCRVRQTVELDSVPTVLHVPKNVLGDRILCGFADGKIILYQFGPFTGESMYKIIKKNTCSKNLFFSSVKQRIMVDNVSNPWAVTCIDTYDLSGDGRDELIIGRRDGTVQVFTMSNDEDIDVECRQLYSESFLESISAVQGGCVFSQDWAEIVVLLYSGSIFGLTTQIIGVSLSNKEIIKPFSLKNLERISTSNDLKAASDNIIQTSLVKPIESYQLSQSMILNNSSFGFSIMDVNDSLTLDKNDKAYILFIELPTPILEIELESEIMINILNSEEDKNYNIDNVSENEYNFKGKITMKDNCNRFEMKFQTIEGQYGTLQALIIPRHQPHNVLNRLYTVRPLSLHFRVHKFDLTRPLNVLSLKGQFSHSEMHNWIEQCIPEVPERLSTTEFPDLYFENSLIGTMLECKYSKGNAQFRSDNLSTISIIKDFLTKEATKKRIKLEINTEISESSVSHVLMLIRHSIESCIKSKKEYQFLQALLQVDIRNDEDFNCLMPEYQSILNRRIEIEADYKKSPAILDKYFGIITDFYIDRFKFKGIFVRDKVPQLIESLENFNMNKILEFFNTSESKESNLEII, from the exons atggaGCTGGAattaactaaaataaattatGGAAGTGTTAACACAACTTTGCCCAATTGTATGAAGCTTATATCCACAGGAAATacgaaaaaacatcaaaag GTTGCTGTTGGTGACTTAGATggtcattttcaaatatttggCATAAAAAAATCCGACACACAATTAGTTTTTCAGAGTTATGTAGGATCAAAGGTGTTGAGCATTCAAATGGGTGGAGCTCCAG GGTCAGTATTGGACAAGATATTTGTAGCTTCTgacaatttaattaaagctttCACTACGAAAGGTAAAATGTTTTTGTCTTTTGATACGAACTTCACTGAACCTATTAAATGCAT GTTTGTTTCGGGAGCCGACTTATTTATTTGTGGAAATCATGTTTACAGTCATTACCGAGATTGTAAAGACATCGGAACTTATTTATGTGGAGACACGATTGTTGATGTAGTGGCATTGTGCCCTAATAAc ACAAATAGAATTCTAACAGTTTTGGCCTGTTCTGGACGTGTTCTTCGAATACTGGAACATTGCCGTGTTCGACAGACAGTTGAGCTGGATAGCGTTCCAACAGTATTGCATGTTCCAAAAAATGTTCTTGGTGATCGAATTTTATGTGGATTTGCAGACGGAAAAATTATACTTTATCAATTTGGACCTTTTACTGGAGAAAGTATgtacaaaatcattaaaaaaaatacatgttcaaaaaatctttttttttcgtcagtAAAACAAAGAATTATGGTTGATAATGTATCAAATCCGTGGGCGGTCACATGTATCGACACTTATGATTTGTCTGGAGACGGACGTGATGAGCTAATAATCGGGAGACGTGATGGAACTGTACAGGTCTTTACTATGTCCAACGATGAGGATATTGATGTTGAGTGCAGACAGCTATACAGTGAA TCGTTTTTAGAAAGTATATCAGCAGTGCAAGGTGGTTGTGTTTTTTCACAAGATTGGGCAGAAATAGTTGTCCTTTTATACTCTGGGAGTATATTTGGTTTAACAACACAAATAATCGGTGTAAGTCTCAGCAATAAGGAAATCATCAAGCCCTTCTCATTGAAAAACCTAGAAAGAATTTCAACATCAAATGATCTGAAAGCAGCAAGCGATAACATCATCCAAACGAGTCTTGTAAAGCCAATTGAAAGTTATCAATTGTCTCAATCAATGATTCTTAATAATTCATCATTTGGATTTTCAATCATGGATGTTAATGATTCG ttaacacTTGATAAAAACGATAAGGCCTATATTCTATTTATCGAATTACCTACTCCAATTTTGGAAATAGAACTTGAAAGTGAGAttatgataaatattttaaattctgAAGAGGATAAAAATTACAACATCGACAATGTCTCTGAGAATGAGTATAATTTCAAAGGCAAAATAACTATGAAAGACAACTGTAACCGATTCGAAATGAAATTTCAAACAATAGAAGGTCAATATGGAACTCTACAGGCCTTAATTATACCACGTCATCAACCACATAACGTTCTAAACAGATTGTATACAGTGAGACCTCTTTCATTGCACTTTAGAGttcataaatttgatttaacaag GCCTCTTAATGTTCTCTCACTAAAAGGACAATTTTCCCATTCGGAAATGCATAATTGGATTGAACAATGTATTCCAGAAGTGCCAGAGCGTTTGTCAACAACAGAATTCCCAGatctatattttgaaaattctctGATTGGAACAATGCTTGAATGTAAATATAg TAAGGGAAATGCCCAATTTCGGAGTGACAACCTATCAACAATATCAATTATCaaagattttttgacgaaagaaGCAACGAAAAAACGCATCAAATTAGAAATTAATACAG AAATTTCTGAGTCATCTGTTAGTCATGTTTTAATGTTAATAAGGCACTCAATAGAAAGCTGTATCAAGTCAAAGAAAGAATATCAATTTCTCCAAGCGTTATTGCAAGTTGACATCCGCAATGACGAGGACTTTAACTGTCTTATGCCGGAATATCAATCTATTTTAAATCGGCGAATTGAAATCGAAGCTGACTATAAAAAGTCTCCAGCAATTTTGGACAAATACTTTGGCATTATCACCGACTTTTACATAGATCGATTTAAATTTAAGGGAATTTTTGTTAGAGATAAAGTACCACAGCTGATTGAATCATTAGAGAACTTTAACATGAACAAAATATTGGAATTTTTCAATACTTCAGAGAGCAAGGAGTCAAACTTAGAAATTATTTAA